The following coding sequences lie in one Spinacia oleracea cultivar Varoflay chromosome 1, BTI_SOV_V1, whole genome shotgun sequence genomic window:
- the LOC110796278 gene encoding uncharacterized protein, which produces MAKSLRSKREKRLRAIRREIVEPFYENKDAAKLAAQQAALSAPKLAVRNTNNTSMDVTSSLPPSTSNLTSNLSMDIDMTSQGAAHLKPMGKKMKKKLKIGKGKKRGNGKGKIRKTHI; this is translated from the exons ATGGCGAAATCACTGAGgtcgaagagagagaaaaggctGAGAGCAATCCGAAGAGAGATTGTTGAACCCTTTTACGAGAACAAAGATGCAGCCAAGCTTGCCGCACAACAAGCCGCCCTCTCCGCCCCTAAACTCGCCGTCCGCAACACAAATAACACCTCCATGGATGTCACCTCGTCCCTCCCACCATCTACCTCCAATCTTACGTCCAATCTTAGCATGG ATATTGATATGACTAGCCAAGGAGCGGCGCACCTAAAGCCTATGGGTAAGAAGATGAAAAAGAAATTGAAGATTGGTAAAGGCAAGAAGCGTGGCAACGGCAAGGGCAAAatcagaaagactcacatttgA
- the LOC110796277 gene encoding peroxidase 7: MNSNKYFSALFVIITLGLISAVSCQDLSCNYYDKDCENFEEIVAKKVWEWFKKDKTIAASLIRLHFHDCAVRGCDASILLDYPGSEKWATSSKTLRGYEVIDDIKATLEKKCPNLVSCADILTAAARDATVLVKGPYWSNEYGRKDGLISVAQEADDLPNGREDVTTLIEFYQALGLNMLDMVVLSGAHTIGRSTCGAIKNRLSRYDENGKLHSTIMAPTYLNYLRRKCKNDTNYVDLDARTPYTFDNEYYKNIEKNMGLLYSDQALYTDHRTSEYIATLANDDGGSFPYLFSSSMVKLGNILGDAQDDGEGEVRQHCSRLNSGY; the protein is encoded by the exons ATGAATTCTAACAAATATTTTTCAGCTTTGTTTGTGATAATCACACTTGGTTTGATCTCAGCTGTTTCTTGCCAAGACTTAAGTTGCAACTACTACGACAAAGATTGCGAGAATTTTGAAGAAATTGTCGCCAAGAAAGTATGGGAATGGTTTAAAAAGGACAAAACCATTGCTGCTAGCCTTATAAGGTTGCATTTCCATGATTGCGCTGTCCGG GGATGTGATGCGTCGATCCTATTGGACTACCCGGGAAGTGAGAAATGGGCCACATCTAGCAAGACATTGAGAGGATATGAAGTAATTGATGACATAAAGGCAACACTAGAGAAGAAATGCCCAAATCTTGTGTCTTGTGCAGATATTCTGACAGCTGCAGCAAGAGATGCCACCGTTTTAGTTAAAGGTCCATATTGGTCTAACGAGTATGGAAGGAAAGACGGTCTTATTTCTGTTGCCCAAGAAGCTGATGATCTTCCTAATGGCAGAGAAGATGTTACTACCCTTATTGAGTTTTACCAAGCTTTAGGATTGAACATGCTTGACATGGTTGTGCTTTCAG GAGCACACACCATCGGAAGGAGTACATGTGGAGCTATTAAAAACAGGCTATCAAGGTACGATGAAAATGGAAAGCTACACTCTACAATAATGGCTCCAACATACTTGAACTACTTGAGAAGGAAATGTAAGAACGATACCAATTATGTAGACCTTGATGCAAGAACACCATACACATTCGACAACGAATACTACAAGAATATTGAGAAAAACATGGGTCTCTTATACTCAGATCAAGCCTTGTATACTGATCACAGAACTTCTGAATACATTGCTACTTTAGCAAACGACGATGGTGGTAGCTTCCCTTACTTGTTCTCATCATCCATGGTTAAGCTCGGAAACATCTTAGGCGACGCACAAGATGATGGTGAAGGTGAAGTTCGACAGCATTGTAGCCGTCTTAACTCCGGTTATTAA
- the LOC110796276 gene encoding uncharacterized protein, with translation MAWSATAIGCLLGLGTQMYSNALRKLPYMRHPWEHVLGMGLGAVFVNQLVKWDAKLQVDLDKMLEKAKAANERRYVDEDE, from the exons ATGGCGTGGAGTGCGACAGCGATCGGATGTCTTCTCGGATTAGGCACCCAAATGTACTCAAACGCTCTTCGCAAACTCCCTTACATGCGTC ATCCCTGGGAACATGTATTGGGAATGGGATTGGGAGCCGTATTTGTTAATCAGCTTGTCAAATGGGATGCCAAGCTTCAGGTAGACCTCGATAAGATGCTCGAGAAAGCCAAAGCCGCCAATGAGCGACGCTACGTTG ATGAAGACGAGTAG